One segment of Oncorhynchus keta strain PuntledgeMale-10-30-2019 unplaced genomic scaffold, Oket_V2 Un_contig_1599_pilon_pilon, whole genome shotgun sequence DNA contains the following:
- the LOC118383337 gene encoding uncharacterized protein LOC118383337 isoform X2 — protein sequence MAVLREEEEEKSRRMKKMIDDMNREIAAILDTTRAIKKNLVSDDISFLQNYKDTLKRAQCTSPDPELVSGALINVAKQLGNLQVRVLEKHLGNLQVRVLEKQLGNLQVRVLEKQLGNLQVRVLEKHLGNLQVRVLEKHLGNLQVRVLEKQLGNLQVRVLEKHLGNLQVRVLEKQLGNLQVRVLEKQLGNLQVRVLEKHLGNLQVRVLEKQLGNLQVRVLEKQLGNLQVRVLEKHLGNLQVRVLEKQLGNLQVRVLEKHLGNLQVRVLEKQLGNLQVRVLEKQLGNLQVRVLEKHLGNLQVRVLEKHLGNLQVRVLEKQLGNLQVRVLEKHLGNLQVRVLEKHLGNLQVRVLEKQLGNLQVRVLEKQLGNLQVRVLEKQLGNLQVRVLEKHLGNLQVRVLEKHLGNLQVRVLEKHLGNLQVRVLEKHLGNLQVRVLEKHLGNLQVRVLEKQLGNLQVRVLEKMLKSVQYSESDFFLTNVHIFTNILKLHSDNFRLKNITHLAIMSQ from the exons ATGGCTGtcctgagggaggaagaggaagagaagagtcgGAGGATGAAGAAGATGATTGACGATATGAACAGAGAGATAGCAGCCATTTTAGACACAACGAGAGCCATAAAGAAGAACCTGGTATCTGATGACATCTCATTCCTGCAG AACTACAAGGACACGTTAAAAAG AGCCCAGTGCACAAGCCCAGATCCAGAGCTTGTTTCTGGAGCGCTGATCAATGTGGCAAAGCAGCTGGGCAACCTGCAGGTCAGAGTTTTGGAGAAGCACCTGGGCAACCTGCAGGTCAGAGTTTTGGAGAAGCAGCTGGGCAACCTGCAGGTCAGAGTTTTGGAGAAGCAGCTGGGCAACCTGCAGGTCAGAGTTTTGGAGAAGCACCTGGGCAACCTGCAGGTCAGAGTTTTGGAGAAGCACCTGGGCAACCTGCAGGTCAGAGTTTTGGAGAAGCAGCTGGGCAACCTGCAGGTCAGAGTTTTGGAGAAGCACCTGGGCAACCTGCAGGTCAGAGTTTTGGAGAAGCAGCTGGGCAACCTGCAG GTCAGAGTTTTGGAGAAGCAGCTGGGCAACCTGCAGGTCAGAGTTTTGGAGAAGCACCTGGGCAACCTGCAGGTCAGAGTTTTGGAGAAGCAGCTGGGCAACCTGCAGGTCAGAGTTTTGGAGAAGCAGCTGGGCAACCTGCAGGTCAGAGTTTTGGAGAAGCACCTGGGCAACCTGCAGGTCAGAGTTTTGGAGAAGCAGCTGGGCAACCTGCAGGTCAGAGTTTTGGAGAAGCACCTGGGCAACCTGCAGGTCAGAGTTTTGGAGAAGCAGCTGGGCAACCTGCAGGTCAGAGTTTTGGAGAAGCAGCTGGGCAACCTGCAGGTCAGAGTTTTGGAGAAGCACCTGGGCAACCTGCAGGTCAGAGTTTTGGAGAAGCACCTGGGCAACCTGCAGGTCAGAGTTTTGGAGAAGCAGCTGGGCAACCTGCAGGTCAGAGTTTTGGAGAAGCACCTGGGCAACCTGCAGGTCAGAGTTTTGGAGAAGCACCTGGGCAACCTGCAGGTCAGAGTTTTGGAGAAGCAGCTGGGCAACCTGCAGGTCAGAGTTTTGGAGAAGCAGCTGGGCAACCTGCAGGTCAGAGTTTTGGAGAAGCAGCTGGGCAACCTGCAGGTCAGAGTTTTGGAGAAGCACCTGGGCAACCTGCAGGTCAGAGTTTTGGAGAAGCACCTGGGCAACCTGCAGGTCAGAGTTTTGGAGAAGCACCTGGGCAACCTGCAGGTCAGAGTTTTGGAGAAGCACCTGGGCAACCTGCAGGTCAGAGTTTTGGAGAAGCACCTGGGCAACCTGCAGGTCAGAGTTTTGGAGAAGCAGCTGGGCAACCTGCAGGTCAGAGTTTTGGAGAAGATGCTGAAGTCTGTTCAATACAGCGAGTCTGATTTTTTTCTTACCAATGTTCATATCTTCACAAATATTTTAAAATTGCATTCAGACAATTTCAGATTAAAAAATATCACTCATCTGGCAATAATGTCCCAGTAA
- the LOC118383337 gene encoding uncharacterized protein LOC118383337 isoform X16 has protein sequence MAVLREEEEEKSRRMKKMIDDMNREIAAILDTTRAIKKNLVSDDISFLQNYKDTLKRAQCTSPDPELVSGALINVAKQLGNLQVRVLEKHLGNLQVRVLEKQLGNLQVRVLEKQLGNLQVRVLEKHLGNLQVRVLEKHLGNLQVRVLEKQLGNLQVRVLEKHLGNLQVRVLEKQLGNLQVRVLEKHLGNLQVRVLEKHLGNLQVRVLEKHLGNLQVRVLEKQLGNLQVRVLEKHLGNLQVRVLEKQLGNLQVRVLEKQLGNLQVRVLEKHLGNLQVRVLEKHLGNLQVRVLEKQLGNLQVRVLEKHLGNLQVRVLEKHLGNLQVRVLEKQLGNLQVRVLEKQLGNLQVRVLEKQLGNLQVRVLEKHLGNLQVRVLEKHLGNLQVRVLEKHLGNLQVRVLEKHLGNLQVRVLEKHLGNLQVRVLEKQLGNLQVRVLEKMLKSVQYSESDFFLTNVHIFTNILKLHSDNFRLKNITHLAIMSQ, from the exons ATGGCTGtcctgagggaggaagaggaagagaagagtcgGAGGATGAAGAAGATGATTGACGATATGAACAGAGAGATAGCAGCCATTTTAGACACAACGAGAGCCATAAAGAAGAACCTGGTATCTGATGACATCTCATTCCTGCAG AACTACAAGGACACGTTAAAAAG AGCCCAGTGCACAAGCCCAGATCCAGAGCTTGTTTCTGGAGCGCTGATCAATGTGGCAAAGCAGCTGGGCAACCTGCAGGTCAGAGTTTTGGAGAAGCACCTGGGCAACCTGCAGGTCAGAGTTTTGGAGAAGCAGCTGGGCAACCTGCAGGTCAGAGTTTTGGAGAAGCAGCTGGGCAACCTGCAGGTCAGAGTTTTGGAGAAGCACCTGGGCAACCTGCAGGTCAGAGTTTTGGAGAAGCACCTGGGCAACCTGCAGGTCAGAGTTTTGGAGAAGCAGCTGGGCAACCTGCAGGTCAGAGTTTTGGAGAAGCACCTGGGCAACCTGCAGGTCAGAGTTTTGGAGAAGCAGCTGGGCAACCTGCAGGTCAGAGTTTTGGAGAAGCACCTGGGCAACCTGCAG GTCAGAGTTTTGGAGAAGCACCTGGGCAACCTGCAG GTCAGAGTTTTGGAGAAGCACCTGGGCAACCTGCAGGTCAGAGTTTTGGAGAAGCAGCTGGGCAACCTGCAGGTCAGAGTTTTGGAGAAGCACCTGGGCAACCTGCAGGTCAGAGTTTTGGAGAAGCAGCTGGGCAACCTGCAGGTCAGAGTTTTGGAGAAGCAGCTGGGCAACCTGCAGGTCAGAGTTTTGGAGAAGCACCTGGGCAACCTGCAGGTCAGAGTTTTGGAGAAGCACCTGGGCAACCTGCAGGTCAGAGTTTTGGAGAAGCAGCTGGGCAACCTGCAGGTCAGAGTTTTGGAGAAGCACCTGGGCAACCTGCAGGTCAGAGTTTTGGAGAAGCACCTGGGCAACCTGCAGGTCAGAGTTTTGGAGAAGCAGCTGGGCAACCTGCAGGTCAGAGTTTTGGAGAAGCAGCTGGGCAACCTGCAGGTCAGAGTTTTGGAGAAGCAGCTGGGCAACCTGCAGGTCAGAGTTTTGGAGAAGCACCTGGGCAACCTGCAGGTCAGAGTTTTGGAGAAGCACCTGGGCAACCTGCAGGTCAGAGTTTTGGAGAAGCACCTGGGCAACCTGCAGGTCAGAGTTTTGGAGAAGCACCTGGGCAACCTGCAGGTCAGAGTTTTGGAGAAGCACCTGGGCAACCTGCAGGTCAGAGTTTTGGAGAAGCAGCTGGGCAACCTGCAGGTCAGAGTTTTGGAGAAGATGCTGAAGTCTGTTCAATACAGCGAGTCTGATTTTTTTCTTACCAATGTTCATATCTTCACAAATATTTTAAAATTGCATTCAGACAATTTCAGATTAAAAAATATCACTCATCTGGCAATAATGTCCCAGTAA
- the LOC118383337 gene encoding uncharacterized protein LOC118383337 isoform X15 produces MAVLREEEEEKSRRMKKMIDDMNREIAAILDTTRAIKKNLVSDDISFLQNYKDTLKRAQCTSPDPELVSGALINVAKQLGNLQVRVLEKHLGNLQVRVLEKQLGNLQVRVLEKQLGNLQVRVLEKHLGNLQVRVLEKHLGNLQVRVLEKQLGNLQVRVLEKHLGNLQVRVLEKQLGNLQVRVLEKQLGNLQVRVLEKHLGNLQVRVLEKHLGNLQVRVLEKQLGNLQVRVLEKHLGNLQVRVLEKQLGNLQVRVLEKQLGNLQVRVLEKHLGNLQVRVLEKHLGNLQVRVLEKQLGNLQVRVLEKHLGNLQVRVLEKHLGNLQVRVLEKQLGNLQVRVLEKQLGNLQVRVLEKQLGNLQVRVLEKHLGNLQVRVLEKHLGNLQVRVLEKHLGNLQVRVLEKHLGNLQVRVLEKHLGNLQVRVLEKQLGNLQVRVLEKMLKSVQYSESDFFLTNVHIFTNILKLHSDNFRLKNITHLAIMSQ; encoded by the exons ATGGCTGtcctgagggaggaagaggaagagaagagtcgGAGGATGAAGAAGATGATTGACGATATGAACAGAGAGATAGCAGCCATTTTAGACACAACGAGAGCCATAAAGAAGAACCTGGTATCTGATGACATCTCATTCCTGCAG AACTACAAGGACACGTTAAAAAG AGCCCAGTGCACAAGCCCAGATCCAGAGCTTGTTTCTGGAGCGCTGATCAATGTGGCAAAGCAGCTGGGCAACCTGCAGGTCAGAGTTTTGGAGAAGCACCTGGGCAACCTGCAGGTCAGAGTTTTGGAGAAGCAGCTGGGCAACCTGCAGGTCAGAGTTTTGGAGAAGCAGCTGGGCAACCTGCAGGTCAGAGTTTTGGAGAAGCACCTGGGCAACCTGCAGGTCAGAGTTTTGGAGAAGCACCTGGGCAACCTGCAGGTCAGAGTTTTGGAGAAGCAGCTGGGCAACCTGCAGGTCAGAGTTTTGGAGAAGCACCTGGGCAACCTGCAGGTCAGAGTTTTGGAGAAGCAGCTGGGCAACCTGCAG GTCAGAGTTTTGGAGAAGCAGCTGGGCAACCTGCAGGTCAGAGTTTTGGAGAAGCACCTGGGCAACCTGCAG GTCAGAGTTTTGGAGAAGCACCTGGGCAACCTGCAGGTCAGAGTTTTGGAGAAGCAGCTGGGCAACCTGCAGGTCAGAGTTTTGGAGAAGCACCTGGGCAACCTGCAGGTCAGAGTTTTGGAGAAGCAGCTGGGCAACCTGCAGGTCAGAGTTTTGGAGAAGCAGCTGGGCAACCTGCAGGTCAGAGTTTTGGAGAAGCACCTGGGCAACCTGCAGGTCAGAGTTTTGGAGAAGCACCTGGGCAACCTGCAGGTCAGAGTTTTGGAGAAGCAGCTGGGCAACCTGCAGGTCAGAGTTTTGGAGAAGCACCTGGGCAACCTGCAGGTCAGAGTTTTGGAGAAGCACCTGGGCAACCTGCAGGTCAGAGTTTTGGAGAAGCAGCTGGGCAACCTGCAGGTCAGAGTTTTGGAGAAGCAGCTGGGCAACCTGCAGGTCAGAGTTTTGGAGAAGCAGCTGGGCAACCTGCAGGTCAGAGTTTTGGAGAAGCACCTGGGCAACCTGCAGGTCAGAGTTTTGGAGAAGCACCTGGGCAACCTGCAGGTCAGAGTTTTGGAGAAGCACCTGGGCAACCTGCAGGTCAGAGTTTTGGAGAAGCACCTGGGCAACCTGCAGGTCAGAGTTTTGGAGAAGCACCTGGGCAACCTGCAGGTCAGAGTTTTGGAGAAGCAGCTGGGCAACCTGCAGGTCAGAGTTTTGGAGAAGATGCTGAAGTCTGTTCAATACAGCGAGTCTGATTTTTTTCTTACCAATGTTCATATCTTCACAAATATTTTAAAATTGCATTCAGACAATTTCAGATTAAAAAATATCACTCATCTGGCAATAATGTCCCAGTAA
- the LOC118383337 gene encoding uncharacterized protein LOC118383337 isoform X9, protein MAVLREEEEEKSRRMKKMIDDMNREIAAILDTTRAIKKNLVSDDISFLQNYKDTLKRAQCTSPDPELVSGALINVAKQLGNLQVRVLEKHLGNLQVRVLEKQLGNLQVRVLEKQLGNLQVRVLEKHLGNLQVRVLEKHLGNLQVRVLEKQLGNLQVRVLEKHLGNLQVRVLEKQLGNLQVRVLEKHLGNLQVRVLEKQLGNLQVRVLEKHLGNLQVRVLEKQLGNLQVRVLEKQLGNLQVRVLEKHLGNLQVRVLEKQLGNLQVRVLEKHLGNLQVRVLEKQLGNLQVRVLEKQLGNLQVRVLEKHLGNLQVRVLEKQLGNLQVRVLEKHLGNLQVRVLEKHLGNLQVRVLEKQLGNLQVRVLEKQLGNLQVRVLEKQLGNLQVRVLEKHLGNLQVRVLEKHLGNLQVRVLEKHLGNLQVRVLEKHLGNLQVRVLEKHLGNLQVRVLEKQLGNLQVRVLEKMLKSVQYSESDFFLTNVHIFTNILKLHSDNFRLKNITHLAIMSQ, encoded by the exons ATGGCTGtcctgagggaggaagaggaagagaagagtcgGAGGATGAAGAAGATGATTGACGATATGAACAGAGAGATAGCAGCCATTTTAGACACAACGAGAGCCATAAAGAAGAACCTGGTATCTGATGACATCTCATTCCTGCAG AACTACAAGGACACGTTAAAAAG AGCCCAGTGCACAAGCCCAGATCCAGAGCTTGTTTCTGGAGCGCTGATCAATGTGGCAAAGCAGCTGGGCAACCTGCAGGTCAGAGTTTTGGAGAAGCACCTGGGCAACCTGCAGGTCAGAGTTTTGGAGAAGCAGCTGGGCAACCTGCAGGTCAGAGTTTTGGAGAAGCAGCTGGGCAACCTGCAGGTCAGAGTTTTGGAGAAGCACCTGGGCAACCTGCAGGTCAGAGTTTTGGAGAAGCACCTGGGCAACCTGCAGGTCAGAGTTTTGGAGAAGCAGCTGGGCAACCTGCAGGTCAGAGTTTTGGAGAAGCACCTGGGCAACCTGCAGGTCAGAGTTTTGGAGAAGCAGCTGGGCAACCTGCAGGTCAGAGTTTTGGAGAAGCACCTGGGCAACCTGCAGGTCAGAGTTTTGGAGAAGCAGCTGGGCAACCTGCAGGTCAGAGTTTTGGAGAAGCACCTGGGCAACCTGCAGGTCAGAGTTTTGGAGAAGCAGCTGGGCAACCTGCAGGTCAGAGTTTTGGAGAAGCAGCTGGGCAACCTGCAGGTCAGAGTTTTGGAGAAGCACCTGGGCAACCTGCAGGTCAGAGTTTTGGAGAAGCAGCTGGGCAACCTGCAGGTCAGAGTTTTGGAGAAGCACCTGGGCAACCTGCAGGTCAGAGTTTTGGAGAAGCAGCTGGGCAACCTGCAGGTCAGAGTTTTGGAGAAGCAGCTGGGCAACCTGCAGGTCAGAGTTTTGGAGAAGCACCTGGGCAACCTGCAG GTCAGAGTTTTGGAGAAGCAGCTGGGCAACCTGCAGGTCAGAGTTTTGGAGAAGCACCTGGGCAACCTGCAGGTCAGAGTTTTGGAGAAGCACCTGGGCAACCTGCAGGTCAGAGTTTTGGAGAAGCAGCTGGGCAACCTGCAGGTCAGAGTTTTGGAGAAGCAGCTGGGCAACCTGCAGGTCAGAGTTTTGGAGAAGCAGCTGGGCAACCTGCAGGTCAGAGTTTTGGAGAAGCACCTGGGCAACCTGCAGGTCAGAGTTTTGGAGAAGCACCTGGGCAACCTGCAGGTCAGAGTTTTGGAGAAGCACCTGGGCAACCTGCAGGTCAGAGTTTTGGAGAAGCACCTGGGCAACCTGCAGGTCAGAGTTTTGGAGAAGCACCTGGGCAACCTGCAGGTCAGAGTTTTGGAGAAGCAGCTGGGCAACCTGCAGGTCAGAGTTTTGGAGAAGATGCTGAAGTCTGTTCAATACAGCGAGTCTGATTTTTTTCTTACCAATGTTCATATCTTCACAAATATTTTAAAATTGCATTCAGACAATTTCAGATTAAAAAATATCACTCATCTGGCAATAATGTCCCAGTAA
- the LOC118383337 gene encoding uncharacterized protein LOC118383337 isoform X17: protein MAVLREEEEEKSRRMKKMIDDMNREIAAILDTTRAIKKNLVSDDISFLQNYKDTLKRAQCTSPDPELVSGALINVAKQLGNLQVRVLEKHLGNLQVRVLEKQLGNLQVRVLEKQLGNLQVRVLEKHLGNLQVRVLEKHLGNLQVRVLEKQLGNLQVRVLEKHLGNLQVRVLEKQLGNLQVRVLEKHLGNLQVRVLEKQLGNLQVRVLEKHLGNLQVRVLEKQLGNLQVRVLEKQLGNLQVRVLEKHLGNLQVRVLEKQLGNLQVRVLEKHLGNLQVRVLEKQLGNLQVRVLEKQLGNLQVRVLEKHLGNLQVRVLEKQLGNLQVRVLEKHLGNLQVRVLEKQLGNLQVRVLEKQLGNLQVRVLEKHLGNLQVRVLEKHLGNLQVRVLEKHLGNLQVRVLEKHLGNLQVRVLEKHLGNLQVRVLEKQLGNLQVRVLEKMLKSVQYSESDFFLTNVHIFTNILKLHSDNFRLKNITHLAIMSQ, encoded by the exons ATGGCTGtcctgagggaggaagaggaagagaagagtcgGAGGATGAAGAAGATGATTGACGATATGAACAGAGAGATAGCAGCCATTTTAGACACAACGAGAGCCATAAAGAAGAACCTGGTATCTGATGACATCTCATTCCTGCAG AACTACAAGGACACGTTAAAAAG AGCCCAGTGCACAAGCCCAGATCCAGAGCTTGTTTCTGGAGCGCTGATCAATGTGGCAAAGCAGCTGGGCAACCTGCAGGTCAGAGTTTTGGAGAAGCACCTGGGCAACCTGCAGGTCAGAGTTTTGGAGAAGCAGCTGGGCAACCTGCAGGTCAGAGTTTTGGAGAAGCAGCTGGGCAACCTGCAGGTCAGAGTTTTGGAGAAGCACCTGGGCAACCTGCAGGTCAGAGTTTTGGAGAAGCACCTGGGCAACCTGCAGGTCAGAGTTTTGGAGAAGCAGCTGGGCAACCTGCAGGTCAGAGTTTTGGAGAAGCACCTGGGCAACCTGCAGGTCAGAGTTTTGGAGAAGCAGCTGGGCAACCTGCAGGTCAGAGTTTTGGAGAAGCACCTGGGCAACCTGCAGGTCAGAGTTTTGGAGAAGCAGCTGGGCAACCTGCAGGTCAGAGTTTTGGAGAAGCACCTGGGCAACCTGCAGGTCAGAGTTTTGGAGAAGCAGCTGGGCAACCTGCAGGTCAGAGTTTTGGAGAAGCAGCTGGGCAACCTGCAGGTCAGAGTTTTGGAGAAGCACCTGGGCAACCTGCAGGTCAGAGTTTTGGAGAAGCAGCTGGGCAACCTGCAGGTCAGAGTTTTGGAGAAGCACCTGGGCAACCTGCAGGTCAGAGTTTTGGAGAAGCAGCTGGGCAACCTGCAGGTCAGAGTTTTGGAGAAGCAGCTGGGCAACCTGCAGGTCAGAGTTTTGGAGAAGCACCTGGGCAACCTGCAG GTCAGAGTTTTGGAGAAGCAGCTGGGCAACCTGCAGGTCAGAGTTTTGGAGAAGCACCTGGGCAACCTGCAG GTCAGAGTTTTGGAGAAGCAGCTGGGCAACCTGCAGGTCAGAGTTTTGGAGAAGCAGCTGGGCAACCTGCAGGTCAGAGTTTTGGAGAAGCACCTGGGCAACCTGCAGGTCAGAGTTTTGGAGAAGCACCTGGGCAACCTGCAGGTCAGAGTTTTGGAGAAGCACCTGGGCAACCTGCAGGTCAGAGTTTTGGAGAAGCACCTGGGCAACCTGCAGGTCAGAGTTTTGGAGAAGCACCTGGGCAACCTGCAGGTCAGAGTTTTGGAGAAGCAGCTGGGCAACCTGCAGGTCAGAGTTTTGGAGAAGATGCTGAAGTCTGTTCAATACAGCGAGTCTGATTTTTTTCTTACCAATGTTCATATCTTCACAAATATTTTAAAATTGCATTCAGACAATTTCAGATTAAAAAATATCACTCATCTGGCAATAATGTCCCAGTAA
- the LOC118383337 gene encoding uncharacterized protein LOC118383337 isoform X50 — MAVLREEEEEKSRRMKKMIDDMNREIAAILDTTRAIKKNLVSDDISFLQNYKDTLKRAQCTSPDPELVSGALINVAKQLGNLQVRVLEKHLGNLQVRVLEKQLGNLQVRVLEKQLGNLQVRVLEKHLGNLQVRVLEKHLGNLQVRVLEKQLGNLQVRVLEKHLGNLQVRVLEKQLGNLQVRVLEKHLGNLQVRVLEKQLGNLQVRVLEKHLGNLQVRVLEKQLGNLQVRVLEKQLGNLQVRVLEKHLGNLQVRVLEKQLGNLQVRVLEKHLGNLQVRVLEKQLGNLQVRVLEKQLGNLQVRVLEKHLGNLQVRVLEKQLGNLQVRVLEKHLGNLQVRVLEKQLGNLQVRVLEKMLKSVQYSESDFFLTNVHIFTNILKLHSDNFRLKNITHLAIMSQ, encoded by the exons ATGGCTGtcctgagggaggaagaggaagagaagagtcgGAGGATGAAGAAGATGATTGACGATATGAACAGAGAGATAGCAGCCATTTTAGACACAACGAGAGCCATAAAGAAGAACCTGGTATCTGATGACATCTCATTCCTGCAG AACTACAAGGACACGTTAAAAAG AGCCCAGTGCACAAGCCCAGATCCAGAGCTTGTTTCTGGAGCGCTGATCAATGTGGCAAAGCAGCTGGGCAACCTGCAGGTCAGAGTTTTGGAGAAGCACCTGGGCAACCTGCAGGTCAGAGTTTTGGAGAAGCAGCTGGGCAACCTGCAGGTCAGAGTTTTGGAGAAGCAGCTGGGCAACCTGCAGGTCAGAGTTTTGGAGAAGCACCTGGGCAACCTGCAGGTCAGAGTTTTGGAGAAGCACCTGGGCAACCTGCAGGTCAGAGTTTTGGAGAAGCAGCTGGGCAACCTGCAGGTCAGAGTTTTGGAGAAGCACCTGGGCAACCTGCAGGTCAGAGTTTTGGAGAAGCAGCTGGGCAACCTGCAGGTCAGAGTTTTGGAGAAGCACCTGGGCAACCTGCAGGTCAGAGTTTTGGAGAAGCAGCTGGGCAACCTGCAGGTCAGAGTTTTGGAGAAGCACCTGGGCAACCTGCAGGTCAGAGTTTTGGAGAAGCAGCTGGGCAACCTGCAGGTCAGAGTTTTGGAGAAGCAGCTGGGCAACCTGCAGGTCAGAGTTTTGGAGAAGCACCTGGGCAACCTGCAGGTCAGAGTTTTGGAGAAGCAGCTGGGCAACCTGCAGGTCAGAGTTTTGGAGAAGCACCTGGGCAACCTGCAGGTCAGAGTTTTGGAGAAGCAGCTGGGCAACCTGCAGGTCAGAGTTTTGGAGAAGCAGCTGGGCAACCTGCAGGTCAGAGTTTTGGAGAAGCACCTGGGCAACCTGCAG GTCAGAGTTTTGGAGAAGCAGCTGGGCAACCTGCAG GTCAGAGTTTTGGAGAAGCACCTGGGCAACCTGCAGGTCAGAGTTTTGGAGAAGCAGCTGGGCAACCTGCAGGTCAGAGTTTTGGAGAAGATGCTGAAGTCTGTTCAATACAGCGAGTCTGATTTTTTTCTTACCAATGTTCATATCTTCACAAATATTTTAAAATTGCATTCAGACAATTTCAGATTAAAAAATATCACTCATCTGGCAATAATGTCCCAGTAA
- the LOC118383337 gene encoding uncharacterized protein LOC118383337 isoform X14 encodes MAVLREEEEEKSRRMKKMIDDMNREIAAILDTTRAIKKNLVSDDISFLQNYKDTLKRAQCTSPDPELVSGALINVAKQLGNLQVRVLEKHLGNLQVRVLEKQLGNLQVRVLEKQLGNLQVRVLEKHLGNLQVRVLEKHLGNLQVRVLEKQLGNLQVRVLEKHLGNLQVRVLEKQLGNLQVRVLEKHLGNLQVRVLEKQLGNLQVRVLEKHLGNLQVRVLEKQLGNLQVRVLEKQLGNLQVRVLEKHLGNLQVRVLEKQLGNLQVRVLEKHLGNLQVRVLEKQLGNLQVRVLEKQLGNLQVRVLEKHLGNLQVRVLEKQLGNLQVRVLEKHLGNLQVRVLEKQLGNLQVRVLEKQLGNLQVRVLEKQLGNLQVRVLEKHLGNLQVRVLEKHLGNLQVRVLEKHLGNLQVRVLEKHLGNLQVRVLEKHLGNLQVRVLEKQLGNLQVRVLEKMLKSVQYSESDFFLTNVHIFTNILKLHSDNFRLKNITHLAIMSQ; translated from the exons ATGGCTGtcctgagggaggaagaggaagagaagagtcgGAGGATGAAGAAGATGATTGACGATATGAACAGAGAGATAGCAGCCATTTTAGACACAACGAGAGCCATAAAGAAGAACCTGGTATCTGATGACATCTCATTCCTGCAG AACTACAAGGACACGTTAAAAAG AGCCCAGTGCACAAGCCCAGATCCAGAGCTTGTTTCTGGAGCGCTGATCAATGTGGCAAAGCAGCTGGGCAACCTGCAGGTCAGAGTTTTGGAGAAGCACCTGGGCAACCTGCAGGTCAGAGTTTTGGAGAAGCAGCTGGGCAACCTGCAGGTCAGAGTTTTGGAGAAGCAGCTGGGCAACCTGCAGGTCAGAGTTTTGGAGAAGCACCTGGGCAACCTGCAGGTCAGAGTTTTGGAGAAGCACCTGGGCAACCTGCAGGTCAGAGTTTTGGAGAAGCAGCTGGGCAACCTGCAGGTCAGAGTTTTGGAGAAGCACCTGGGCAACCTGCAGGTCAGAGTTTTGGAGAAGCAGCTGGGCAACCTGCAGGTCAGAGTTTTGGAGAAGCACCTGGGCAACCTGCAGGTCAGAGTTTTGGAGAAGCAGCTGGGCAACCTGCAGGTCAGAGTTTTGGAGAAGCACCTGGGCAACCTGCAGGTCAGAGTTTTGGAGAAGCAGCTGGGCAACCTGCAGGTCAGAGTTTTGGAGAAGCAGCTGGGCAACCTGCAGGTCAGAGTTTTGGAGAAGCACCTGGGCAACCTGCAGGTCAGAGTTTTGGAGAAGCAGCTGGGCAACCTGCAGGTCAGAGTTTTGGAGAAGCACCTGGGCAACCTGCAGGTCAGAGTTTTGGAGAAGCAGCTGGGCAACCTGCAGGTCAGAGTTTTGGAGAAGCAGCTGGGCAACCTGCAGGTCAGAGTTTTGGAGAAGCACCTGGGCAACCTGCAG GTCAGAGTTTTGGAGAAGCAGCTGGGCAACCTGCAGGTCAGAGTTTTGGAGAAGCACCTGGGCAACCTGCAG GTCAGAGTTTTGGAGAAGCAGCTGGGCAACCTGCAGGTCAGAGTTTTGGAGAAGCAGCTGGGCAACCTGCAGGTCAGAGTTTTGGAGAAGCAGCTGGGCAACCTGCAGGTCAGAGTTTTGGAGAAGCACCTGGGCAACCTGCAGGTCAGAGTTTTGGAGAAGCACCTGGGCAACCTGCAGGTCAGAGTTTTGGAGAAGCACCTGGGCAACCTGCAGGTCAGAGTTTTGGAGAAGCACCTGGGCAACCTGCAGGTCAGAGTTTTGGAGAAGCACCTGGGCAACCTGCAGGTCAGAGTTTTGGAGAAGCAGCTGGGCAACCTGCAGGTCAGAGTTTTGGAGAAGATGCTGAAGTCTGTTCAATACAGCGAGTCTGATTTTTTTCTTACCAATGTTCATATCTTCACAAATATTTTAAAATTGCATTCAGACAATTTCAGATTAAAAAATATCACTCATCTGGCAATAATGTCCCAGTAA